One Dioscorea cayenensis subsp. rotundata cultivar TDr96_F1 chromosome 15, TDr96_F1_v2_PseudoChromosome.rev07_lg8_w22 25.fasta, whole genome shotgun sequence genomic region harbors:
- the LOC120278108 gene encoding beta-1,4-mannosyl-glycoprotein 4-beta-N-acetylglucosaminyltransferase isoform X2 — MARRPPYPISVPNRIHVSKPLLLVLFILVPVCTIGTFYDVQKISYFLRPVWDTPPQPFTHLPHYYAANVSMDHLCKLHGWTVRSLPRQVFDAIIFSNELDILEIRFRELLPYVHKFVIVESNTTFTGIPKPLFFHENQERNPFDLERKQRVALNTLLRSSDIVSGDVVIMADSDEIPSPHTLQLFQWCDGVPPVMHLEFRHYMYSFEFPVDYSSWRATAHLFGQSTQYRHSRQSNIILSNAGWHCSFCFRKIDEFVFKMKAYSHADRVTRASFLDHARIQKIICEGGDLFDMLPEEYTFQELIKKMGSIPKSASAVHLPSYLIDNAEKFKFLLPGGCLRSD, encoded by the exons ATGGCCAGGAGGCCACCATATCCCATATCAGTGCCAAACAGAATACATGTCTCAAAGCCCCTCCTGCTTGTTCTATTCATATTGGTTCCTGTTTGTACCATTGGGACCTTCTACGATGTGCAAAAGATATCATACTTCCTTCGGCCAGTGTGGGACACTCCACCACAGCCCTTCACCCATCTGCCTCACTACTATGCGGCGAATGTATCCATGGACCACCTCTGCAAGCTCCATGGTTGGACTGTCCGGTCCTTACCCCGCCAGGTGTTTGATGCTATTATCTTCAGCAATGAGCTTGACATACTTGAGATTCGATTCCGTGAACTCTTGCCCTATGTACATAAATTTGTGATTGTAGAATCAAACACCACATTCACGGGCATTCCGAAGCCACTCTTCTTCCATGAAAATCAAGAAAG GAATCCTTTTGAtcttgaaagaaaacaaagagtgGCTCTCAACACACTGCTCAGGAGCTCTGACATTGTTTCAGGGGATGTGGTAATCATGGCCGATTCTGATGAGATACCAAGCCCACACACATTGCAGTTGTTTCAGTGGTGCGACGGTGTGCCGCCTGTGATGCACCTAGAGTTTAGGCACTACATGTACTCATTCGAGTTTCCGGTGGACTATAGCAGTTGGCGTGCTACGGCACACTTGTTTGGGCAATCAACTCAGTACCGACATTCCCGCCAGAGTAATATAATCTTGTCTAATGCTGGATGGCATTGTAGTTTTTGTTTCCGAAAAATAGATGAGTTTGTGTTCAAGATGAAAGCTTACAGCCACGCAGATCGTGTGACTAGAGCCAGCTTTCTTGACCATGCACGAATTCAGAAGATCATATGTGAAGGAGGTGATTTGTTTGACATGTTGCCTGAAGAGTATACATTCCAAGAACTCATCAAGAAGATGGGCTCCATCCCCAAGTCTGCTTCTGCAGTGCATCTTCCTTCTTATTTGATTGACAATGCTGAGAAGTTCAAGTTTTTGTTGCCCGGAGGATGTTTGCGATCCGATTAG
- the LOC120278108 gene encoding beta-1,4-mannosyl-glycoprotein 4-beta-N-acetylglucosaminyltransferase isoform X1: MARRPPYPISVPNRIHVSKPLLLVLFILVPVCTIGTFYDVQKISYFLRPVWDTPPQPFTHLPHYYAANVSMDHLCKLHGWTVRSLPRQVFDAIIFSNELDILEIRFRELLPYVHKFVIVESNTTFTGIPKPLFFHENQERFEFASSKIVHGTFPGQTDPTTRRNPFDLERKQRVALNTLLRSSDIVSGDVVIMADSDEIPSPHTLQLFQWCDGVPPVMHLEFRHYMYSFEFPVDYSSWRATAHLFGQSTQYRHSRQSNIILSNAGWHCSFCFRKIDEFVFKMKAYSHADRVTRASFLDHARIQKIICEGGDLFDMLPEEYTFQELIKKMGSIPKSASAVHLPSYLIDNAEKFKFLLPGGCLRSD, translated from the coding sequence ATGGCCAGGAGGCCACCATATCCCATATCAGTGCCAAACAGAATACATGTCTCAAAGCCCCTCCTGCTTGTTCTATTCATATTGGTTCCTGTTTGTACCATTGGGACCTTCTACGATGTGCAAAAGATATCATACTTCCTTCGGCCAGTGTGGGACACTCCACCACAGCCCTTCACCCATCTGCCTCACTACTATGCGGCGAATGTATCCATGGACCACCTCTGCAAGCTCCATGGTTGGACTGTCCGGTCCTTACCCCGCCAGGTGTTTGATGCTATTATCTTCAGCAATGAGCTTGACATACTTGAGATTCGATTCCGTGAACTCTTGCCCTATGTACATAAATTTGTGATTGTAGAATCAAACACCACATTCACGGGCATTCCGAAGCCACTCTTCTTCCATGAAAATCAAGAAAGGTTTGAATTTGCAAGTTCAAAAATAGTTCATGGGACTTTTCCTGGTCAGACTGATCCCACTACTCGCAGGAATCCTTTTGAtcttgaaagaaaacaaagagtgGCTCTCAACACACTGCTCAGGAGCTCTGACATTGTTTCAGGGGATGTGGTAATCATGGCCGATTCTGATGAGATACCAAGCCCACACACATTGCAGTTGTTTCAGTGGTGCGACGGTGTGCCGCCTGTGATGCACCTAGAGTTTAGGCACTACATGTACTCATTCGAGTTTCCGGTGGACTATAGCAGTTGGCGTGCTACGGCACACTTGTTTGGGCAATCAACTCAGTACCGACATTCCCGCCAGAGTAATATAATCTTGTCTAATGCTGGATGGCATTGTAGTTTTTGTTTCCGAAAAATAGATGAGTTTGTGTTCAAGATGAAAGCTTACAGCCACGCAGATCGTGTGACTAGAGCCAGCTTTCTTGACCATGCACGAATTCAGAAGATCATATGTGAAGGAGGTGATTTGTTTGACATGTTGCCTGAAGAGTATACATTCCAAGAACTCATCAAGAAGATGGGCTCCATCCCCAAGTCTGCTTCTGCAGTGCATCTTCCTTCTTATTTGATTGACAATGCTGAGAAGTTCAAGTTTTTGTTGCCCGGAGGATGTTTGCGATCCGATTAG